In one window of Paracoccus saliphilus DNA:
- a CDS encoding Hint domain-containing protein, with product MTIYNIHVIYLGNVGIEDWDTDSSTSRPNPLENINSFIGYDSSAEFGDTLWKQAETATIDSNIDEIRDLVYEDSTYTPGGPYANKDWEISYFDDSATITWSGGEAQYIDSFAAIELAVTFADDPENPVSGTARFLQTQAGDTFLLSYDHNSEDIFGYEFDIASRPIASLEVVDIGFETIGNIYGTEYDDQPFATCFTRGTLISTCDSEHPIEALSIGDLVHTRDSGMQPVRWIGTRHFTEADLDAAPNLRPIRIKKESLGGDTPFRDLIVSPQHRVLVRNKIAMRMFGEPEVLIAAKHLTEIDGIDVADDLQGVEYFHILFDRHQIVRSNGAETESMYTGKMALKSIPREQIEEIFAIFPELRHMSEDESTAPARFLVPGRKARKLAIRARKNSCELYDGVLPSAP from the coding sequence ATGACCATATACAATATTCACGTAATTTACCTGGGAAATGTCGGTATCGAGGATTGGGACACGGATTCCTCTACGTCCCGCCCAAATCCCTTGGAGAATATCAATTCTTTTATCGGCTATGATTCCAGCGCGGAATTCGGCGACACCCTTTGGAAACAGGCCGAAACCGCGACGATCGATTCCAACATCGATGAAATTCGTGATCTTGTATATGAAGACAGTACTTATACGCCGGGCGGCCCCTATGCGAACAAGGATTGGGAGATTTCATATTTCGATGACAGTGCTACGATCACATGGTCCGGTGGCGAAGCTCAATATATTGATTCATTCGCGGCTATCGAACTAGCGGTCACATTCGCAGACGATCCCGAGAACCCCGTATCTGGAACGGCGCGTTTCTTGCAAACTCAGGCAGGCGATACATTCCTGCTATCATATGATCATAACAGTGAGGATATATTCGGATATGAATTCGATATCGCGTCGCGCCCGATAGCCAGCCTGGAAGTCGTGGATATAGGTTTCGAGACCATAGGAAATATTTACGGAACTGAGTACGATGACCAGCCCTTCGCGACCTGCTTCACCCGTGGAACGCTGATTTCCACCTGCGACAGTGAACACCCAATCGAAGCGCTTTCGATTGGCGATTTAGTGCATACCCGTGATAGTGGAATGCAACCGGTTCGCTGGATCGGTACCAGGCATTTCACAGAGGCCGATTTGGATGCCGCGCCGAATCTGCGTCCGATCCGGATAAAAAAGGAAAGTCTGGGGGGCGATACGCCATTTCGTGATCTCATCGTTTCTCCCCAGCATCGCGTCTTGGTTCGGAATAAAATAGCCATGCGCATGTTCGGCGAGCCAGAGGTTCTTATTGCGGCAAAGCATCTTACGGAAATCGACGGCATCGACGTGGCCGATGATTTGCAGGGCGTTGAATATTTTCACATATTATTCGACCGTCACCAGATCGTCCGATCGAACGGTGCTGAAACCGAATCCATGTATACGGGAAAAATGGCCCTGAAATCGATTCCCCGGGAACAGATCGAAGAGATCTTCGCGATTTTTCCCGAATTACGGCATATGAGCGAAGATGAGAGCACGGCTCCGGCACGGTTTCTGGTGCCCGGGCGCAAGGCGCGCAAACTCGCTATCCGCGCGCGAAAAAATTCTTGCGAACTTTACGACGGCGTCCTTCCTTCGGCGCCGTGA
- a CDS encoding GntR family transcriptional regulator: protein MTGFGTGAGKAYTRFQTIYETLRERICLLDFAPGHRLREDDLAEEFQVSRTPMRRVIARLESEGLVQSIQSVGTFVTEIDLDTLRQIYELRAELAILMGQDVDPAIRAEVHDEIARILTITERQNTCIGTRDFARLNRDAFQALLRLNRNEVMNNIAEALYNQSARVWIHSIPEIGLAREVELFRQEISEVQRALEHGDIRSVSLVRAAHIRQSWQRIVALNREAHGPGD from the coding sequence TTGACGGGTTTCGGAACTGGTGCCGGAAAGGCCTATACGAGGTTTCAGACCATCTACGAAACCCTGCGCGAGCGTATCTGCCTGCTGGATTTCGCCCCCGGGCATCGTCTGCGCGAAGATGATCTGGCCGAGGAGTTCCAGGTCTCGCGCACGCCGATGCGGCGGGTCATCGCAAGACTGGAAAGCGAAGGACTCGTGCAGTCGATCCAAAGCGTCGGGACATTCGTCACCGAGATCGATCTGGACACGCTGCGCCAGATCTATGAATTGCGGGCCGAACTGGCGATTCTCATGGGGCAGGATGTCGACCCGGCGATACGGGCCGAGGTGCATGACGAGATCGCCCGGATCCTGACCATAACCGAACGGCAAAACACCTGCATCGGCACAAGGGACTTCGCGCGACTGAACCGCGACGCCTTTCAGGCGCTTTTGCGGCTGAACCGCAACGAGGTGATGAACAATATCGCCGAAGCGCTTTACAACCAGTCGGCCCGTGTCTGGATTCACTCGATCCCCGAGATCGGGCTGGCTCGCGAGGTGGAGCTGTTCCGGCAGGAGATCAGCGAGGTACAGCGGGCACTGGAACATGGCGATATCCGTTCCGTCAGCCTGGTGCGCGCCGCCCATATCCGGCAAAGCTGGCAACGTATCGTGGCGCTCAACCGCGAGGCTCATGGGCCCGGTGACTGA
- a CDS encoding M20 family metallopeptidase: MTSKTDLIDMLDEDLIVELTSRLVEIPSENPPGDEAACARFIHDTLRDWGVEVELVHKPFADRPQVVAWHRGRGNGPVFMLNGHMDTVPADPALWRHPPHEAVIEDGRLYGLGSCDMKGSLANAMAILKALKDADIETSGTLMTQFVIGEETDEPGTKTLLQLGYTGDRAIVMEPTDGQIGPGTRGACWHRVTLTGPVCHCGLTDAAAPDLMRVLWRFAGKIEAYHQRVSQQRHHLLASPGCRITRMRAGETHNSTARNAEMIIDRRMLPHESVDQVRQDLQEMLDGLLADEPSIGADIAFVDLNEATETPLDSSVVTGLQRNIREITGQEARIWGPPYGCDMRNFVADAGIPTVNYGAGDFRRCHQPDEFVPVADLVRVGRVTFGMVLDNIL; the protein is encoded by the coding sequence ATGACTTCGAAAACCGATCTTATCGATATGCTGGACGAGGACCTGATCGTCGAGCTGACATCAAGGCTGGTCGAAATCCCGTCCGAGAACCCGCCGGGGGACGAGGCCGCCTGTGCCCGTTTCATCCATGATACGCTGCGCGATTGGGGTGTAGAGGTCGAACTGGTCCACAAACCCTTTGCCGACCGGCCACAGGTCGTGGCCTGGCATCGAGGGCGCGGCAATGGCCCAGTGTTCATGTTGAACGGACATATGGACACCGTACCCGCCGATCCGGCACTGTGGCGGCATCCACCGCATGAGGCGGTGATCGAGGACGGGCGGCTTTACGGGTTGGGTAGTTGTGACATGAAGGGATCGCTGGCCAATGCGATGGCGATCCTGAAGGCGCTGAAAGACGCCGATATCGAGACGAGTGGCACGCTGATGACGCAATTCGTGATCGGCGAGGAAACCGATGAGCCCGGCACCAAAACACTGTTGCAGCTTGGCTATACCGGCGACCGTGCGATCGTCATGGAGCCCACCGACGGGCAGATCGGCCCAGGCACGCGGGGTGCCTGCTGGCACAGGGTGACGCTGACCGGCCCGGTCTGTCATTGTGGTCTGACCGATGCCGCCGCCCCCGACTTGATGCGGGTGCTGTGGCGTTTTGCCGGGAAGATTGAGGCCTATCACCAGCGCGTCTCGCAGCAGCGCCACCACCTGCTGGCCAGCCCCGGTTGCCGGATCACGCGAATGCGGGCGGGCGAGACGCATAACAGCACCGCCCGCAACGCCGAGATGATCATCGACCGGCGCATGTTGCCGCATGAAAGCGTGGACCAGGTGCGGCAGGACCTGCAGGAGATGCTGGACGGGCTCCTTGCGGATGAGCCGAGTATCGGTGCCGATATTGCCTTTGTCGATCTCAACGAGGCGACCGAGACGCCGCTGGACTCTTCCGTCGTGACCGGGCTGCAGCGCAATATCCGCGAGATCACCGGGCAGGAGGCTCGCATCTGGGGGCCGCCCTATGGCTGCGACATGCGGAATTTCGTCGCTGATGCCGGTATCCCGACCGTCAATTACGGCGCCGGGGATTTCCGCCGCTGTCACCAGCCGGATGAATTCGTGCCCGTCGCCGACCTGGTCCGGGTCGGCCGTGTCACCTTCGGAATGGTGTTGGACAATATCCTTTAG